The following DNA comes from Serpentinimonas raichei.
AGGGGCGATGGCCCGGATTGTGACGCAGGCGGGCTGGTGGCCCGGTGGCTGCGCTGGCGAGTTTAATCTGCGCCTGCGCGGCGTGCGCCCGCTGTGGGTTGCCGGTTGCGCAAGGGAGCCGGTTTGTGCAAGGATGAGCGGTTGGGCTACCCCAAGCGCACTCTGAGGGACAATCTGGGATAAATTTTGTGTACCATGAGCCATCCAAACCCCGCTCCCGACCCCTTCACCCCCGCCGCCGTGGCCGAACTGGCGCGCGCCGACGTGGCCCGCGCCTTGGCCGAAGACCTCGGCCGCGGCGACTTGAGCGCGGCCCTGATCGCTCCCGAGCGCCGCGCCCGCGCGCACCTGCTGGCGCGCGAGGCCGCCGTGCTCTGCGGCGCGCCGTGGGTGCAGGCGGCGGTGCAGGCGCTCGACCCCGCCGCGCAGTTGCACTGGCTGGTGCCCGAAGGCCAGCGCTGCGCCGCCAACCAGGTGGTGTTGCGCATCGAAGGCCAGGCGCGTGCCCTGCTGAGTGCCGAGCGCACCGCGCTCAACTTTTTGCAGACCCTGAGCGCCGTCGCGACGCAGACCGCGCGCTACGTGGAGCGCGTGGCGGGCACGCGGGCGCAGATCGTTGACACCCGCAAAACCTTGCCCGGCTTGCGGCTGGCGCAAAAATACGCGGTGCGCGTGGGCGGCGGCAGCAACCACCGCCTGGGCCTGTACGACGCGGTGCTGATCAAAGAAAACCACATCGCCGCCGCCGGGGGCGTGACGCTGGCATTGCGCCAGGCGCAGCAGGCCGCAGCGCGCTTCGTGCAAATCGAGGTCGAAACGCTGGCCCAGCTCGACGAAGCGCTTGCTGCCGGCGCGCGCATGGTCTTGCTCGACAACATGGACTTGCCCACGCTGCATGAAGCCGTGCGCCGCAACGCCATCCACCCCGGCGGGCCGGCGCTGCTCGAGATTTCGGGCGGGGTCAACCTCGACAGCGTACGCGCACTGGCCGAAACCGGGGTCGATCGCATCTCCATCGGGGCCTTGACCAAAGACATCAAGGCGGTGGATTTTTCGCTGCGTTTCGACTAGTGAAGGGCTGCAAACCGCTCATCTTTGACGCCCCCGGGCGCTGGCGCCAATCGCCTTGAATCGTCTCGGCTTCGGGTTTCAAATCAAGGCGCTTCGCTTTTTGCAAGCGATAATGCCCTCCATGCCCACCTACCGCTCCAAAACCTCCACCGCTGGCCGCAACATGGCGGGTGCGCGCGCGCTCTGGCGCGCCACCGGCATGAAAGACGGCGATTTCGATAAACCCATCATAGCCATTGCCAACAGCTTCACCCAGTTCGTCCCCGGCCACGTGCACCTCAAAGACCTGGGCCAACTGGTGGCGCGCGAAATCGAGGCCGCCGGAGGCGTGGCCAAAGAGTTTCACACCATCGCCGTCGATGACGGCATCGCCATGGGACACGACGGCATGTTGTACTCGCTGCCCAGCCGCGAGGTGATCGCCGACAGCGTCGAGTACATGGTCAACGCCCACTGCGCCGACGCGCTGGTGTGCATCTCCAACTGCGACAAAATCACCCCCGGCATGCTGATGGCCGCCATGCGGCTCAACATCCCAGTGGTGTTCGTCTCGGGCGGGCCGATGGAGGCGGGCAAGGTGCAGCGCAGCGCCCCCGGCAGCCAGACCATCGAATTCAAAAAGCTCGATCTGGTCGATGCCATGGTGATGGCCGCCGACGACCAGGTGTCGGACGCCGAACTGGCCGAAGTCGAGCGCAACGCCTGCCCCACCTGCGGCTCCTGCTCCGGCATGTTCACCGCCAACTCGATGAACTGCCTGACCGAAGCGCTGGGCCTGAGCCTGCCCGGCAACGGCACCGTGCTGGCCACCCACTCCGACCGCGAGCAGTTGTTCCGCCGCGCCGGGCGCCTGATCGTCGAGCTGGCGCGGCGCCACTACGAGGGCGACGACGCCTCGGTGCTGCCACGCTCCATCGCCAGCTTCGAGGCCTTCGAGAACGCGGTGACGCTCGACATCGCCATGGGCGGCTCGACCAACACCGTGCTGCACCTGCTGGCGACCGCGCGCGAGGCCGAGGTGCACTTCACCATGGCCGACATCGACCGCCTGTCGCGCCGCGTGCCCACGCTGTGCAAGGTCGCACCCAACACCGACCGCTACCACATCGAAGACGTGCACCGCGCCGGCGGCATCATGGCCATTTTGGGCGAACTGGATCGCGCCGGGCTGCTGCACGCTGGCTGTGGCACCGTGCACAGCCCCACGCTGGCGGCGGCGCTGGCGCAGTGGGACATCGCCCGCGCCCCCGCCCCCGCGCCCGAGGTGCAGACCTTCTACCGCGCCGCCCCCGGCGGCGTGCCCACCCAGGTGGCCTTCAGCCAGAGCCAGCGCTGGCCCAGCCTGGATACCGACCGCGCCAATGGCTGCATCCGCAACCTCGAGCACGCCTACTCGCGCGACGGCGGGCTGGCGGTGCTGTACGGCAACCTGGCGCTCGATGGCTGCATCGTCAAGACCGCCGGGGTCGATCAGAGCATGTTCGAGGCCGAGCAGTTGCGCTACACCACCAGCGTCCCGACCTCGACCCTGCGCGCCTTCGAAGGCCCGGCGCGCGTCTTCGAGAGCCAGGACGCGGCGGTGGAGGCGATTTTGGGCGACCGCATCGTCCCCGGCGACGTGGTGGTGATCCGCTACGAAGGCCCGCGCGGCGGACCCGGCATGCAAGAAATGCTCTACCCCACCTCCTACCTCAAGTCCAAGGGCTTGGGCAAGGTTTGCGCGCTGCTCACCGACGGGCGCTTCTCGGGCGGCACCTCGGGCCTGTCGATCGGCCATGCCTCGCCGGAAGCGGCCGCGGGTGG
Coding sequences within:
- the nadC gene encoding carboxylating nicotinate-nucleotide diphosphorylase; protein product: MSHPNPAPDPFTPAAVAELARADVARALAEDLGRGDLSAALIAPERRARAHLLAREAAVLCGAPWVQAAVQALDPAAQLHWLVPEGQRCAANQVVLRIEGQARALLSAERTALNFLQTLSAVATQTARYVERVAGTRAQIVDTRKTLPGLRLAQKYAVRVGGGSNHRLGLYDAVLIKENHIAAAGGVTLALRQAQQAAARFVQIEVETLAQLDEALAAGARMVLLDNMDLPTLHEAVRRNAIHPGGPALLEISGGVNLDSVRALAETGVDRISIGALTKDIKAVDFSLRFD
- the ilvD gene encoding dihydroxy-acid dehydratase, coding for MPTYRSKTSTAGRNMAGARALWRATGMKDGDFDKPIIAIANSFTQFVPGHVHLKDLGQLVAREIEAAGGVAKEFHTIAVDDGIAMGHDGMLYSLPSREVIADSVEYMVNAHCADALVCISNCDKITPGMLMAAMRLNIPVVFVSGGPMEAGKVQRSAPGSQTIEFKKLDLVDAMVMAADDQVSDAELAEVERNACPTCGSCSGMFTANSMNCLTEALGLSLPGNGTVLATHSDREQLFRRAGRLIVELARRHYEGDDASVLPRSIASFEAFENAVTLDIAMGGSTNTVLHLLATAREAEVHFTMADIDRLSRRVPTLCKVAPNTDRYHIEDVHRAGGIMAILGELDRAGLLHAGCGTVHSPTLAAALAQWDIARAPAPAPEVQTFYRAAPGGVPTQVAFSQSQRWPSLDTDRANGCIRNLEHAYSRDGGLAVLYGNLALDGCIVKTAGVDQSMFEAEQLRYTTSVPTSTLRAFEGPARVFESQDAAVEAILGDRIVPGDVVVIRYEGPRGGPGMQEMLYPTSYLKSKGLGKVCALLTDGRFSGGTSGLSIGHASPEAAAGGTIGLVREGDRIRIDIAQRRIELLVSEDELAQRRLQQDALGWKPAAPRPRKVSAALKVYAKFVLSADKGAVRDLSQLD